A genomic segment from Pollutimonas thiosulfatoxidans encodes:
- a CDS encoding M3 family metallopeptidase, translating to MNQNPLLVPVASLIDYAAVQPAHIEPAITQLISQARIAIERGADPALPATWDAIIEPLEDASEPLWRAWSVAGHLNAVVNTPELRAAYNVCLPLITEFSTWVGLHTGLYAQYKRLQASSDFAQLTPVRQRVIELALRDFRLSGVELEGEDRRRYAEVSDQQAQASQKFSENVLDSVDRWSLHITDATRLAGLPDDVLQATAAAAREDGLEGWKLSLKMPCYLPVMQSARDRELRREMYRAYSTIASEQGDPELDNSQLIEQLLKLRSQEASLLGYGSFAQLRLQTRMAESAEQVVDFLRELAGKAKPYARRDLAQLQDFAHSTLGLDELQPWDMAFASERLRESRYAYSEEEIKQYFTEPRVLQGLFHVIETLFGVALRPAKLPVWHAHAQALEVVADGAVLGVLYLDLYARQGKQSGAWVDSERNRRRSAAGLQTPVVYLTCNFSEPQNGKPALLTHDDVITLFHESGHALHALLSQVDEPGASPFASVEWDAIELPSQFMENFCWEWSVVQALTSHVETGDPLPRELFDKLLAAKNFQSGMQMLRQVEFSLFDMAIHHQAQGLSIQDVLDALEEVRREVAVLFPPAWHRFPHNFSHLFAGGYGAGYYSYKWAEVLSADAYAAFEEHAALSGEVPPNTLHAATGQRFMKEILAVGGSRPAAASFEAFRGRAPAIDALLRHSGLAESDL from the coding sequence GATGCGTCCGAGCCGTTGTGGCGCGCCTGGTCTGTGGCTGGCCACCTGAATGCCGTGGTCAACACGCCCGAGCTGCGCGCCGCCTATAACGTCTGCCTGCCTCTTATTACCGAGTTTTCCACCTGGGTAGGCCTGCACACCGGCCTGTACGCCCAGTACAAGCGCTTGCAGGCCTCGTCCGATTTCGCGCAGCTTACGCCCGTGCGCCAACGCGTCATCGAACTGGCCCTGCGCGACTTTCGCCTCAGCGGCGTCGAACTGGAAGGCGAAGACCGCCGTCGCTACGCCGAGGTCTCCGACCAGCAAGCCCAGGCATCGCAAAAATTCTCGGAAAACGTGCTCGACAGTGTGGACCGCTGGTCGCTGCATATTACGGACGCTACCCGGCTGGCGGGGCTCCCGGACGATGTCTTGCAGGCAACGGCAGCCGCCGCTCGCGAGGATGGTCTGGAAGGCTGGAAACTAAGCCTGAAGATGCCCTGCTATCTTCCCGTGATGCAGTCCGCCAGGGATCGCGAACTACGGCGCGAGATGTATCGTGCTTATTCAACCATCGCATCCGAACAAGGCGATCCGGAGCTGGACAACTCGCAACTGATCGAACAGTTGTTGAAGCTGCGTTCCCAGGAGGCCTCCTTGCTTGGCTATGGCAGCTTTGCACAATTGCGACTGCAAACCCGCATGGCCGAAAGCGCGGAACAGGTGGTGGACTTCCTGCGTGAACTGGCAGGCAAGGCCAAGCCTTACGCGCGACGCGATCTGGCCCAACTACAGGATTTTGCCCACAGCACACTCGGGCTGGACGAGCTGCAACCCTGGGACATGGCGTTTGCCTCCGAGCGCCTGCGCGAATCGCGCTACGCGTATTCCGAAGAAGAGATCAAGCAGTACTTCACAGAACCGCGCGTCTTGCAAGGCCTGTTCCATGTCATTGAGACCTTGTTTGGCGTAGCCCTGCGGCCTGCGAAATTGCCCGTCTGGCACGCTCACGCCCAGGCGCTGGAAGTCGTCGCAGACGGCGCAGTGCTGGGTGTTCTTTACCTGGACCTGTATGCACGCCAGGGCAAACAAAGCGGTGCCTGGGTGGATAGCGAGCGCAATCGCCGACGCAGCGCCGCCGGCCTGCAGACACCGGTCGTCTACCTGACCTGCAACTTCTCCGAGCCCCAGAATGGCAAGCCAGCCCTGCTGACTCACGACGACGTCATCACCCTATTCCACGAAAGTGGCCACGCCTTGCATGCCTTGCTGTCCCAGGTGGACGAGCCCGGCGCTTCGCCGTTTGCCAGTGTCGAGTGGGACGCCATAGAACTGCCCTCACAGTTCATGGAGAACTTCTGCTGGGAATGGTCGGTTGTGCAAGCGTTGACATCCCATGTCGAGACCGGCGATCCCCTGCCGCGCGAGCTTTTCGACAAGCTGCTTGCCGCAAAGAATTTCCAGAGCGGCATGCAAATGCTGCGGCAGGTCGAATTCTCTTTATTCGACATGGCCATCCATCATCAGGCACAAGGCTTGTCGATCCAGGATGTGCTCGATGCATTGGAAGAGGTCCGCCGCGAAGTCGCGGTGTTGTTTCCTCCAGCGTGGCACCGCTTTCCCCACAACTTCTCGCACTTGTTTGCCGGAGGCTACGGCGCCGGCTACTACAGCTACAAGTGGGCCGAAGTCTTGTCGGCCGACGCCTACGCCGCTTTCGAAGAGCACGCTGCCCTATCTGGCGAGGTGCCCCCCAACACCTTGCACGCAGCCACCGGCCAGCGCTTCATGAAAGAGATCCTGGCAGTCGGCGGCTCGCGCCCCGCAGCGGCTTCCTTCGAGGCATTCCGCGGTCGCGCACCCGCCATCGACGCCCTGCTGCGCCACAGCGGCCTGGCTGAATCAGACCTATAA
- a CDS encoding SCO family protein: MKNLIRLLACLASACLLSVAVAAQGDSTLHKVRGFLPDLKFSLQGAGNKTVTEENFDDKIVLMFFGYASCPDVCPTTMAQLAQVMEELGDDAAKVRILFVSVDPHRDTPDVLQSYVDAFDSHAIGLTGTEKQVADVARRYRVAYQIEKPKGDDTANYEVSHSRGVYVFDDAGRARYLAADTDAVDVLLAGVRELLAEG, encoded by the coding sequence ATGAAAAACCTGATTCGTCTGCTGGCCTGCCTGGCCAGCGCTTGCCTGTTGTCTGTCGCTGTCGCCGCGCAAGGCGACTCTACGCTGCACAAGGTGCGCGGCTTCTTGCCGGACCTGAAGTTTTCCTTGCAAGGCGCAGGCAACAAGACGGTGACTGAAGAAAACTTCGACGACAAGATCGTACTGATGTTTTTCGGCTATGCCAGTTGCCCTGACGTGTGCCCGACCACCATGGCGCAATTGGCGCAAGTCATGGAAGAGCTGGGTGACGACGCCGCCAAGGTACGCATCCTGTTCGTCAGCGTGGACCCCCACCGCGATACGCCGGACGTCCTGCAATCATACGTGGACGCCTTCGACAGCCACGCCATCGGCCTGACAGGCACGGAGAAACAAGTCGCCGACGTCGCCCGCCGCTATCGGGTAGCCTATCAGATCGAGAAGCCCAAGGGCGACGATACGGCCAACTATGAGGTCTCGCATAGCCGCGGGGTGTATGTGTTTGACGATGCTGGGCGGGCTCGGTATTTGGCGGCAGATACGGATGCTGTGGATGTGTTGCTGGCTGGAGTTAGGGAGTTGTTGGCTGAGGGGTGA
- a CDS encoding tripartite tricarboxylate transporter substrate-binding protein: MPNATAQNINDILRILMPPSQQQQAVPPPVYVPPPTYSPPATHSRQHVPKPGVSRAETQQAQHMLNELGYDAGPADGAAGHRTISALNAFQRANGLAVTASIEKQGLATLAAIHRHIVASNALTMQTEPSAAAASPASLPADALPSPSASAIVRPDSATLAHPSFDCTRASTPTETTLCSNAALAMLDVQLSELYSRQLSGQGPQKAKAQQEQRHWLAQRNRCGADASCLFNAYSERIAQLGSPSQANASPAASQTATLSTTNQVVQAKPSTPSSVMTKATQSSAASPAASMDRVPMMLVVGKGTKARTFKEFVAEAKANPGSITYASSGEGSAHHLAMETLSQRAGLNIVHIPFRSSATALFDVAGGQVSAMMANLDTSKALIQSGKVVPIAVAHATRLPEFPNVPTLTEEGIEGVEAAALAGTRKAPAAPADPALNYSSRENQLMASPGRLPVIVPETYSEPDEEEIRLAIMRDMAAGGGRMLSPTAVEIGAPPFDQLMPIRLDATKVEKESCNPMTGRLAYTCEFRLYLKVSMPPQSMGFLRMGGGNEFFENLLDKQLASVNNATPGLKAHVFVLTDQGWRSPSMRKESIDATLKTYSETLSDWPECRLVQVGNELRCD; encoded by the coding sequence ATGCCTAACGCGACAGCTCAGAACATCAACGACATATTGCGTATTTTGATGCCGCCGTCGCAGCAGCAACAAGCTGTTCCGCCGCCGGTGTATGTACCCCCTCCTACGTATTCGCCGCCAGCTACGCATTCACGGCAGCACGTGCCCAAACCGGGGGTTTCACGGGCTGAAACACAGCAAGCCCAGCACATGCTGAATGAGTTGGGCTACGATGCGGGCCCGGCAGACGGTGCAGCGGGACACCGGACCATAAGTGCGTTGAACGCGTTTCAAAGAGCCAATGGATTGGCCGTTACGGCGTCAATCGAGAAGCAGGGCCTGGCAACGCTTGCAGCCATACACCGGCACATCGTGGCAAGCAATGCGCTGACCATGCAGACCGAGCCATCGGCAGCCGCCGCGTCACCAGCGTCATTACCAGCCGACGCGCTGCCGTCACCTTCAGCATCAGCCATCGTGCGCCCCGATTCCGCCACCCTTGCACACCCTTCTTTTGATTGCACCCGCGCAAGCACACCGACCGAAACCACTTTATGCAGTAACGCGGCATTGGCTATGCTGGACGTCCAGCTTTCCGAGCTTTATTCGCGCCAATTGTCCGGCCAGGGACCTCAAAAAGCCAAGGCCCAACAAGAGCAACGCCATTGGCTCGCCCAACGAAACCGCTGCGGCGCCGACGCTTCATGCCTGTTTAACGCCTATTCCGAACGTATTGCTCAGTTAGGGTCACCCAGCCAAGCTAACGCAAGTCCTGCGGCATCCCAAACAGCCACGCTTTCAACCACAAACCAGGTGGTCCAGGCTAAGCCGTCAACACCAAGCTCCGTGATGACGAAGGCTACGCAAAGCTCGGCCGCATCGCCGGCTGCGTCCATGGACCGCGTTCCCATGATGCTGGTGGTAGGTAAAGGCACCAAAGCCAGAACCTTTAAGGAGTTTGTCGCCGAAGCGAAGGCTAATCCCGGCTCAATCACCTACGCATCGAGCGGGGAAGGCAGCGCCCACCATCTGGCCATGGAAACGCTAAGCCAGCGTGCCGGCCTGAATATCGTGCACATCCCCTTTCGCAGTTCGGCGACCGCCCTGTTCGATGTCGCAGGCGGGCAGGTATCGGCCATGATGGCCAATCTCGACACCAGTAAAGCCCTGATCCAGTCCGGCAAGGTGGTTCCGATAGCGGTTGCCCATGCGACCCGACTGCCGGAATTTCCCAACGTTCCTACATTGACTGAAGAAGGCATAGAGGGCGTGGAAGCCGCTGCACTAGCAGGCACGCGCAAGGCACCAGCAGCGCCAGCTGATCCGGCACTGAACTATTCATCACGGGAAAACCAGCTGATGGCCTCACCCGGACGTTTGCCAGTGATTGTGCCAGAGACCTATTCCGAGCCGGATGAAGAGGAAATACGCTTGGCCATCATGCGTGACATGGCGGCCGGGGGCGGTCGCATGCTGTCGCCCACCGCCGTTGAGATCGGAGCACCTCCGTTCGATCAGCTCATGCCGATTCGCCTGGACGCGACCAAAGTGGAAAAGGAATCCTGCAACCCCATGACCGGTAGACTCGCCTACACATGCGAGTTTCGTCTGTACTTGAAGGTGTCTATGCCCCCGCAATCAATGGGCTTTCTCCGCATGGGCGGCGGCAACGAATTCTTCGAAAACCTTCTCGACAAACAGCTTGCCTCAGTCAACAATGCGACACCGGGCCTAAAAGCCCACGTGTTCGTTTTGACGGATCAGGGATGGCGGTCTCCCTCCATGCGCAAAGAAAGCATCGATGCAACGCTAAAGACCTATTCCGAAACGCTGTCCGACTGGCCCGAGTGCCGGCTGGTGCAAGTGGGCAACGAGCTGAGGTGTGATTAA
- a CDS encoding dihydrolipoyl dehydrogenase codes for MKQLKTDVAIIGAGTAGLSAYRAVKTAGKAAVLIEGGPYGTTCARVGCMPSKLLIAAAEAAHGAHHAAEFGVHIDGQVRIDGREVMDRVKRERDRFVGFVLDSVDNIPEQEKLRGNARFVSDTVLRVDDHTEVHASRVIIATGSSPVVPKEYQSLGDRVVINDDVFEWDDLPRRVIVVGAGVIGLELGQALARLGVQVAIINRSGSVGGISDPEVRDSAFAAFDTELDLRLNAQILEARREGEEVIVRVQVEGQPETVERYDYLLVAAGRRPNVQALDLHNTAAQCDDKGMPEFDPSTLQLGALPIFIAGDVNGTLPLLHEAADDGHIAGENAVAYPDVQPGKRRAPMAVVFSDPQLAQAGLRFRELPKMGVAFGEVNFANQGRSRVILKNRGKLRVYADLANGRLLGAEMAGPAMEHIAHLLAWSIQQKLTINQMLQMPYYHPVIEEGLRTALRDAAKQCVAAKMAQVQESEQLVNNA; via the coding sequence ATGAAGCAACTGAAGACGGATGTTGCCATTATCGGCGCCGGTACGGCGGGCCTGTCGGCCTACCGAGCGGTCAAGACGGCGGGCAAGGCTGCGGTGCTTATCGAGGGCGGCCCTTACGGAACAACCTGCGCCCGGGTGGGCTGCATGCCGTCCAAGCTATTGATCGCAGCAGCCGAAGCGGCGCATGGGGCGCACCACGCCGCTGAGTTCGGTGTGCATATTGACGGCCAGGTCCGTATCGATGGCCGCGAAGTCATGGATAGGGTCAAGCGTGAGCGCGATCGCTTTGTTGGCTTCGTGCTGGACAGCGTGGACAACATCCCCGAGCAGGAAAAACTGCGCGGCAATGCGCGTTTTGTCTCCGACACCGTACTGCGCGTCGACGATCACACCGAGGTTCATGCCTCCAGGGTGATTATTGCAACGGGATCTTCGCCCGTGGTGCCGAAAGAATATCAGTCGCTGGGCGACCGTGTCGTCATTAACGACGATGTGTTCGAATGGGACGATCTCCCCCGCCGCGTTATAGTGGTTGGTGCCGGCGTGATCGGGCTTGAACTCGGCCAGGCTCTGGCCCGGCTGGGGGTGCAGGTTGCGATCATCAATCGTAGCGGCAGCGTCGGTGGCATCAGCGATCCAGAAGTGCGAGACAGCGCCTTTGCCGCTTTCGACACCGAACTCGATCTGCGATTGAATGCACAAATACTTGAAGCGCGCCGCGAGGGCGAGGAAGTCATCGTGCGCGTACAGGTCGAGGGCCAACCCGAAACCGTCGAGCGTTACGACTATTTGTTGGTAGCAGCAGGGCGTAGGCCCAACGTGCAGGCGCTAGACCTGCACAATACGGCTGCGCAATGCGACGACAAGGGCATGCCCGAATTCGACCCCTCCACCTTGCAACTGGGCGCTTTACCCATATTCATTGCCGGGGACGTCAACGGCACGCTGCCTCTGCTGCACGAGGCTGCCGACGACGGCCACATCGCCGGCGAGAACGCCGTCGCTTACCCGGACGTCCAGCCCGGCAAGCGCCGCGCGCCCATGGCGGTTGTCTTCTCCGACCCGCAACTGGCCCAGGCGGGCTTGCGGTTCCGGGAGCTGCCCAAAATGGGGGTGGCATTCGGCGAGGTCAACTTCGCCAATCAGGGCCGCTCGCGCGTGATCCTGAAAAATCGCGGCAAGCTGCGGGTGTACGCCGACTTGGCCAACGGCCGTTTGCTGGGCGCCGAAATGGCCGGGCCGGCAATGGAGCATATCGCCCATTTGCTGGCATGGTCCATCCAGCAAAAGCTCACCATCAATCAGATGCTGCAGATGCCTTACTACCATCCCGTCATCGAAGAAGGACTCCGTACGGCGTTAAGAGACGCGGCTAAGCAATGTGTGGCGGCGAAGATGGCGCAAGTGCAGGAGTCGGAGCAGTTGGTGAATAATGCTTGA
- a CDS encoding nitroreductase family protein: MSDTPIDFLLSRRSVKFVQAPGPSDDELGRILQSAMSAPDHGRLQPWRFALIRGQAIGRLTDLSIAAVKEAGMPFPPEKEASTRRWLDKVPLLIALACRLDHANTKIPEHERMLATGAAVTNILNAAHMLGYAAYWSTGLGTYLDDVADALGFDALDYRFMGFVSIGTPIATPAPMPRPDYQQFVTEWNGI, from the coding sequence ATGTCAGATACCCCTATTGATTTCCTGTTGTCACGCCGATCCGTAAAGTTTGTTCAAGCTCCGGGCCCATCCGACGACGAATTGGGGCGTATCCTCCAGTCAGCCATGTCGGCGCCGGACCACGGGCGCTTGCAGCCCTGGCGCTTTGCCTTGATACGCGGACAGGCCATTGGCCGCCTTACCGATCTGTCGATCGCCGCAGTAAAAGAAGCGGGCATGCCCTTCCCACCCGAGAAAGAAGCCAGTACGCGACGCTGGCTCGACAAGGTACCGCTGTTGATCGCCCTGGCGTGCAGGCTGGACCACGCCAACACCAAAATTCCGGAGCACGAGCGCATGCTGGCTACCGGCGCTGCCGTGACCAACATCTTGAACGCTGCTCATATGCTTGGGTATGCGGCTTACTGGAGCACGGGCCTGGGCACTTATCTGGACGACGTTGCCGACGCCTTGGGCTTCGATGCGCTGGATTACCGTTTCATGGGTTTTGTGTCGATCGGAACGCCTATCGCCACCCCCGCACCCATGCCACGGCCCGACTATCAGCAGTTCGTTACCGAGTGGAACGGCATCTGA
- the pdxJ gene encoding pyridoxine 5'-phosphate synthase, whose translation MIELGVNIDHVATLRQQRFTSYPDPVEAARRAEDAGADVITLHLREDRRHIQDADVPAIKAVLRTRMNLECAVTPEMLAIACRVRPEDVCLVPEKRSELTTEGGLDVLSNFSSVQQAVAQLHDAGIRVSLFIDPDAAQIDAAARAGATVIELHTGAYSDAADSTAINQELIRLRTGVAAGVSQGLRVNAGHGLHYDNVQAIVAMPGIAELNIGHAIVARAVFDGWEKAVRDMKALLRKG comes from the coding sequence ATGATTGAATTGGGCGTTAATATTGATCACGTCGCCACGTTGCGCCAGCAGCGCTTCACCAGCTACCCCGATCCCGTCGAAGCCGCAAGGCGTGCTGAAGATGCCGGGGCCGACGTCATTACCTTGCACCTGCGCGAAGACCGGCGTCACATCCAGGACGCCGACGTACCGGCCATAAAGGCCGTACTGCGCACCCGCATGAATCTCGAATGCGCGGTCACCCCCGAGATGCTGGCCATAGCCTGTCGCGTACGCCCAGAGGACGTCTGCCTGGTACCCGAGAAGCGCAGCGAACTCACCACCGAAGGCGGGCTGGACGTACTGTCCAATTTTTCGTCTGTCCAGCAGGCCGTCGCCCAACTGCACGATGCGGGCATCCGCGTGTCGCTCTTCATCGACCCCGATGCTGCCCAGATAGACGCCGCCGCACGCGCCGGGGCAACCGTTATCGAGCTGCACACCGGGGCATATTCCGATGCCGCCGACTCAACTGCTATCAACCAGGAACTGATCCGCTTGCGTACGGGGGTGGCAGCGGGCGTGTCGCAAGGGCTGCGCGTGAATGCCGGTCACGGCCTGCACTACGATAATGTGCAGGCCATCGTGGCAATGCCAGGCATTGCCGAACTCAATATTGGGCACGCCATTGTGGCGCGGGCCGTGTTCGATGGCTGGGAGAAAGCCGTACGCGACATGAAGGCCCTGCTCAGAAAAGGATGA
- a CDS encoding efflux transporter outer membrane subunit: MSSSLFRRSALPVLISLALAGCSLAPKYERPDAPVPAQYPDQNAVQNTGANSASAVAPDVAASSDLGWSEFFRDPQLQALIRIALANNRDMRIAVQRVEEARAMYGVADSDRYPTIGAGVNAQMTRNPENMRMSPDAPSVSRFYQAGLGMTAFELDFFGRVRNLSEAAFQQYLATAQARRTVHINLVSLVAEAYFRLRTAQQLDGLMESTLLSRQNTYDLVKARFDVGVASSLDLAQAKSQLDTVRADRAAIIRVQAQAKNAMQLLLGAEAPADLPQPAVFGRDQILAAIPVGLPSDLLERRPDIIGAENALLASNANIGAARAAFFPNISITGLLGFASPQLGGLFGSGQRYWQFSPQLQVPIFTGGGIRSNLDVAEARKNIAVAEYEKTVQTAFREVADALAGEATYSGELDALRDLEASAAETLRLAQLRYETGIDSFLQVQNAEVNLYTAQRAFLQTGMESLMNRVELYKALGGGWLEDSATGLPVADSNAAAGQVPGSAAGTVTE, from the coding sequence ATGAGTTCAAGCTTGTTTCGCCGGTCGGCATTGCCGGTCCTGATATCACTGGCGCTGGCAGGGTGCTCGTTGGCGCCCAAGTATGAGCGGCCCGATGCGCCGGTGCCTGCACAATACCCGGACCAGAACGCCGTACAGAATACGGGTGCCAATAGCGCCAGCGCGGTTGCGCCTGATGTCGCCGCCAGTTCGGACCTGGGCTGGAGCGAATTCTTCCGGGATCCGCAACTGCAAGCCCTGATCCGCATTGCCTTGGCCAATAATCGCGATATGCGCATTGCTGTACAAAGGGTCGAAGAGGCGCGCGCGATGTACGGGGTGGCCGATAGCGATCGCTATCCCACGATAGGCGCAGGCGTCAACGCCCAGATGACTCGCAATCCCGAGAACATGCGCATGTCGCCGGACGCGCCCAGTGTCAGCCGCTTTTATCAGGCCGGGCTGGGCATGACGGCCTTCGAGCTGGACTTTTTCGGGCGTGTGAGAAACCTTAGCGAGGCTGCTTTCCAGCAGTATCTGGCAACGGCTCAGGCACGGCGTACCGTACATATCAATTTGGTGTCCCTGGTGGCCGAGGCTTATTTCCGCCTGCGTACTGCCCAGCAGCTGGACGGCCTGATGGAAAGCACGCTGCTCTCTCGCCAGAATACCTACGACCTGGTCAAGGCACGCTTTGATGTGGGCGTGGCTTCGTCGCTGGATCTGGCTCAAGCCAAGAGCCAACTGGACACCGTGCGCGCCGACCGCGCCGCCATTATCCGGGTTCAGGCCCAGGCCAAGAACGCCATGCAGTTGCTGCTGGGCGCGGAAGCCCCAGCCGATCTACCCCAGCCCGCGGTCTTCGGGCGTGATCAGATACTGGCCGCCATACCGGTAGGCCTGCCATCCGACCTGCTAGAGCGGCGTCCCGACATCATAGGCGCCGAGAACGCCTTGCTGGCGTCCAATGCCAACATCGGGGCGGCGCGGGCGGCGTTCTTTCCGAATATTTCCATTACCGGCTTGTTGGGTTTTGCCAGTCCGCAATTGGGCGGCCTGTTCGGCTCTGGCCAGCGTTACTGGCAATTCTCGCCTCAGTTGCAGGTACCGATTTTCACGGGTGGTGGCATACGCAGCAATCTTGATGTCGCCGAAGCGCGCAAGAACATTGCCGTGGCGGAATACGAGAAGACCGTCCAGACTGCCTTCCGCGAGGTGGCCGACGCCCTGGCCGGAGAAGCCACTTATTCCGGCGAACTCGATGCCTTGCGCGACCTGGAAGCTTCAGCCGCCGAAACCCTGCGCCTGGCTCAGTTGCGCTACGAGACCGGCATCGACAGTTTCCTGCAGGTGCAGAATGCCGAGGTCAACCTGTACACCGCGCAACGCGCCTTCCTGCAAACCGGCATGGAATCGCTGATGAATCGGGTAGAACTCTATAAGGCGCTGGGTGGCGGATGGCTGGAAGATTCCGCTACCGGGCTGCCGGTTGCCGACAGCAATGCGGCCGCGGGGCAGGTGCCCGGAAGCGCTGCGGGGACAGTAACGGAATAA